A stretch of Endozoicomonas sp. SCSIO W0465 DNA encodes these proteins:
- a CDS encoding EscI/YscI/HrpB family type III secretion system inner rod protein, translating into MADNIIKTGDLADKVLEKTQEGFANPDQPEEGAAGRFAELVAQRPEEAPQAANFKPIEVAANRDAPGLTLGDKVLQGMQGLRDHVEGRADLVKQHLAPGEAMGMKDMFKTQMAMTNLMITEDYIGKIVSKSTQTFDTLLRNQ; encoded by the coding sequence GCGATCTGGCTGACAAAGTGCTGGAAAAAACGCAGGAGGGCTTTGCCAATCCGGATCAACCAGAAGAAGGGGCAGCAGGGCGTTTTGCGGAGCTGGTTGCCCAGAGACCAGAAGAAGCCCCACAGGCAGCGAACTTCAAACCCATTGAAGTGGCAGCTAATCGGGATGCACCTGGCCTAACGTTGGGAGATAAGGTACTTCAAGGTATGCAGGGGCTCAGAGATCATGTGGAAGGCAGGGCTGATCTGGTCAAACAGCATCTTGCACCCGGTGAGGCCATGGGGATGAAGGATATGTTCAAAACTCAGATGGCGATGACTAATCTGATGATTACCGAAGACTATATTGGAAAAATTGTCAGTAAAAGTACCCAGACATTCGATACGTTGTTGCGGAACCAGTAA